The proteins below are encoded in one region of Apium graveolens cultivar Ventura chromosome 4, ASM990537v1, whole genome shotgun sequence:
- the LOC141720232 gene encoding gamma-glutamylcyclotransferase 2-3, translating to MVMWVFGYGSLIWKAGFKYDDRLVGFIKNYRRVFFQGSTDHRGTPDYPGRTVTLEPAHAQVCWGIAYKVSSKEDEEAALLHLEVREKQYDKKAYLDFYTESTASTPALCGVMVYIASSDRKLNKNYLGPASLEELARQIIKAEGPSGPNRDYLFHLEKALVQLGCEDEHVIDLANEVRKLLQLETAS from the exons ATGGTGATGTGGGTATTTGGATACGGGTCTCTAATATGGAAAGCAGGCTTTAAATATGACGATCGCCTTGTTGGTTTCATCAAAAACTATCGCCGTGTCTTTTTTCAAg GTAGTACAGATCATAGAGGGACTCCTGATTATCCTGGTCGAACTGTTACTTTGGAACCCGCTCACGCCCAAGTTTGT TGGGGGATTGCCTACAAGGTGTCAAGCAAAGAAGATGAAGAGGCAGCACTACTG CATCTAGAAGTGAGGGAGAAACAATATGACAAGAAGGCTTACCTTGATTTTTACACT GAGTCCACAGCTTCTACACCTGCGCTTTGTGGAGTAATGGT ATATATAGCATCTTCGGATAGGAAGCTCAACAAGAATTATCTGGGCCCTGCATCACTTGAAGAACTTGCCAG GCAAATTATTAAAGCAGAAGGACCTTCGGGACCTAATAGAGACTACCTTTTCCATCTGGAAAAGGCACTAGTTCAATTAG GATGCGAAGACGAACATGTGATTGATCTTGCCAATGAAGTAAGGAAGTTGCTCCAGCTTGAGACTGCTTCATAA